A DNA window from Brassica napus cultivar Da-Ae chromosome C1, Da-Ae, whole genome shotgun sequence contains the following coding sequences:
- the LOC106374368 gene encoding F-box protein At1g31080-like: protein MSTIEENLAPIPNDLIVQILSRLPAESVARCRCLSKLWGSILHRPYFTELFLTRSWARPRLLFALKREDAWSFYSLPQRQHDLHDKASPPLVAYSDFHMKFSKDIISPEYHGFTSGLICFSRKSITLKSQEETVICEPRTGQYATVPKLLRYGKSFLGYDPIGKQFKVLFMDHTDCVTHCSDVHRVLTLGNGIMEWRKIKCSCSLFHHVMDDEGICINGILYFSSKQRYYFPCDVKIVCFDVRSEKFKSIDVEWDSGWHVKLVNYKGKIGVVTWKGLYELSISVLEDVEKQEWSKYVYTLPENNILDSSKYSIAGVTATGEIVFSGNFTRGPFYVVYFSLESNTLQSVEIQGLEKDHRVCAYVDLVEDLNVNNAKYLKSSPRLNVITVRPKPQERNSALSVKNKP from the coding sequence ATGAGTACGATAGAAGAAAATTTAGCTCCCATTCCGAATGATCTTATTGTCCAGATATTGTCGAGATTGCCTGCAGAATCAGTAGCGAGGTGTCGTTGTCTGTCGAAGCTGTGGGGATCCATACTCCACCGTCCATATTTCACCGAGTTGTTCTTGACTAGGTCATGGGCTCGTCCACGTCTCTTATTCGCCCTTAAACGAGAAGATGCCTGGAGCTTCTACTCTTTGCCTCAGCGTCAACATGATCTACATGACAAGGCGTCGCCTCCTCTAGTAGCCTACTCAGATTTTCACATGAAGTTCTCCAAAGACATTATTTCTCCAGAATATCATGGCTTTACCTCTGGTTTGATCTGTTTCTCTAGGAAGTCGATCACACTGAAGAGTCAGGAGGAGACTGTGATTTGTGAACCTAGAACGGGACAATATGCCACCGTACCTAAACTGTTACGGTATGGGAAAAGCTTTTTAGGGTATGATCCTATTGGCAAGCAATTCAAGGTACTGTTCATGGATCATACAGATTGTGTTACACATTGTTCTGATGTTCACAGAGTTCTGACTCTAGGAAATGGAATAATGGAGTGGAGGAAGATCAAATGTTCATGTTCTTTATTTCATCATGTTATGGATGATGAAGGGATATGCATCAATGGAATTTTGTATTTCTCATCTAAACAGCGTTATTATTTTCCGTGTGATGTGAAGATAGTTTGCTTTGATGTTAGGTCTGAGAAATTCAAGTCTATTGATGTAGAATGGGATAGTGGTTGGCATGTTAAATTGGTAAATTATAAGGGAAAAATCGGTGTGGTTACTTGGAAGGGCCTGTATGAGTTGAGTATATCGGTTCTAGAGGATGTTGAGAAACAAGAATGGTCTAAATATGTCTACACTTTGCCGGAGAATAATATCCTTGATTCCTCCAAATATTCCATCGCTGGAGTGACTGCTACAGGTGAAATTGTTTTCTCGGGGAATTTTACACGTGGACCGTTTTATGTTGTCTACTTCAGTCTCGAAAGCAACACTCTACAAAGTGTTGAGATCCAAGGTTTGGAGAAAGATCATAGAGTTTGCGCTTATGTAGACCTTGTAGAGGATCTTAATGTTAACAATGCAAAGTACCTCAAATCAAGCCCACGCCTAAATGTCATTACCGTTAGGCCGAAACCACAAGAGCGCAACTCTGCTCTATCTGTGAAGAACAAGCCTTGA